In Heptranchias perlo isolate sHepPer1 chromosome 38, sHepPer1.hap1, whole genome shotgun sequence, a single window of DNA contains:
- the LOC137304567 gene encoding uncharacterized protein, producing MEIRPLTLVNPSMEIRTLTLMNPSMEIRTLTLVNPSMEIRTLTPENPSMEIRTLTLVNPSMEIRTLTLVNPSMEIRPLTLVNPSMEIRTLTLMNPSMEIRTLTLVNPSMEIRTLTLVNPSMEIRTLTLVNPSMEIRPLTLVNPSMEIRTLTLMNPSMEIRTLTLVNPSMEIRTLTLMNPSMEIRTLTLVNPSMEIRTLTLVNPSMEIRTLTLVNPSMEIRTLTLMNPSMEIRTQTPVNPSMEIRTLTLVNPSMEIRTLTLVNPSMEVRPLTLVNPSMEVRPLTLVNPSMEIRTLSLVNPSMEVRPLTLVNPSMEIRTLTLVNPSMEVRPLTLMNPSMEIRTLTLVNPSMEIRTQTPVNPSMEIRTLTLVNPSMEVRTLTLMNPSMEIRPLTLVNPSMEIRTLTPENPSMEIRTLTLVNPSMEIRTLTLVNPSMEIRTLTLVNPSMEIRTQTPVNPSMEIRTLTPVNPSMEIRTLTLVNPSMEIRPLTLMNPSMEIRTLTLMNPSMEIRTLTLVNPSMEIRTLTPVNPSMEVRPLTLVNPSMEIRTLTLVNPSMEIRTLTLVNPSMEIRPLTLVNPSMEIQTQTPVNPSMEVRTRTLVNPSTEVRAVEVSWCSDWEP from the coding sequence ATGGAGATTCGGCCACTAACCCTGGTGAACCCCAGCATGGAGATTCGAACACTAACCCTAATGAACCCCAGCATGGAGATTCGGACACTAACCCTGGTGAACCCCAGCATGGAGATTCGAACACTAACTCCGGAGAACCCCAGCATGGAGATTCGAACACTAACCCTGGTGAACCCCAGCATGGAGATTCGGACACTAACCCTGGTGAACCCCAGCATGGAGATTCGGCCACTAACCCTGGTGAACCCCAGCATGGAGATTCGAACACTAACCCTAATGAACCCCAGCATGGAGATTCGGACACTAACCCTGGTGAACCCGAGCATGGAGATTCGGACACTAACCCTGGTGAACCCCAGCATGGAGATTCGGACACTAACCCTGGTGAACCCCAGCATGGAGATTCGGCCACTAACCCTGGTGAACCCCAGCATGGAGATTCGAACACTAACCCTAATGAACCCCAGCATGGAGATTCGAACACTAACCCTGGTGAACCCCAGCATGGAGATTCGGACACTAACCCTAATGAACCCCAGCATGGAGATTCGAACACTAACCCTGGTGAACCCCAGCATGGAGATTCGGACACTAACACTGGTGAACCCCAGCATGGAGATTCGAACACTAACCCTGGTGAACCCCAGCATGGAGATTCGGACACTAACCCTAATGAACCCCAGCATGGAGATTCGAACACAAACCCCGGTGAACCCCAGCATGGAGATTCGGACACTAACCCTGGTGAACCCCAGCATGGAGATTCGGACACTAACCCTGGTGAACCCCAGCATGGAGGTTCGGCCACTAACCCTGGTGAACCCCAGCATGGAGGTTCGGCCACTAACCCTGGTGAACCCCAGCATGGAGATTCGAACACTAAGCCTGGTGAACCCCAGCATGGAGGTTCGGCCACTAACCCTGGTGAACCCCAGCATGGAGATTCGAACACTAACACTGGTGAACCCCAGCATGGAGGTTCGGCCACTAACCCTAATGAACCCCAGCATGGAGATTCGGACACTCACCCTGGTGAACCCCAGCATGGAGATTCGGACACAAACCCCGGTGAACCCCAGCATGGAGATTCGGACACTAACCCTGGTGAACCCCAGCATGGAGGTTCGGACACTAACCCTAATGAACCCCAGCATGGAGATTCGGCCACTAACCCTGGTGAACCCCAGCATGGAGATTCGGACACTAACTCCGGAGAACCCCAGCATGGAGATTCGAACACTAACCCTGGTGAACCCCAGCATGGAGATTCGGACACTAACCCTGGTGAACCCCAGCATGGAGATTCGGACACTAACCCTGGTGAACCCCAGCATGGAGATTCGGACACAAACCCCGGTGAACCCCAGCATGGAGATTCGGACACTAACCCCGGTGAACCCCAGCATGGAGATTCGAACACTAACCCTGGTGAACCCCAGCATGGAGATTCGGCCACTAACCCTAATGAACCCCAGCATGGAGATTCGAACACTAACCCTAATGAACCCCAGCATGGAGATTCGAACACTAACCCTGGTGAACCCCAGCATGGAGATTCGGACACTAACCCCGGTGAACCCCAGCATGGAGGTTCGGCCACTAACCCTGGTGAACCCCAGCATGGAGATTCGGACACTAACCCTGGTGAACCCCAGCATGGAGATTCGAACACTAACCCTGGTGAACCCCAGCATGGAGATTCGGCCACTAACCCTGGTGAACCCCAGCATGGAGATTCAGACACAAACCCCGGTGAACCCCAGCATGGAGGTTCGGACACGAACCCTGGTGAACCCCAGCACGGAGGTTCGGGCCGTTGAGGTGAGCTGGTGCAGTGACTGGGAGCCCTGA